One genomic region from Croceicoccus sp. YJ47 encodes:
- the mdh gene encoding malate dehydrogenase: MARKKIALIGSGMIGGTLAHLAAKKEMGDVVLFDIAEGMPQGKALDLSQCGPVEGFDAKITGTNDYADIAGADVVIVTAGVPRKPGMSRDDLLGINLKVMKSVGEGIKNNCPDAFVICITNPLDAMVWALREFSGLPHEKVVGMAGVLDSARFATFLAWEFDVSVKDVNAFVLGGHGDTMVPVLSYSTISGIPVADMAKIKGVDTVRLDEIVDRTRKGGGEIVGLLGNGSAYYAPATSAIAMAEAYLGDQKRILPCAAHLTGKYGVDGLYVGVPAVIGKDGIEDVVEIELNDEEKNNLQVSVDAVKELLEACKGLDGSLA, translated from the coding sequence ATGGCACGCAAGAAAATTGCCCTGATCGGCTCGGGCATGATCGGCGGAACGCTCGCCCACCTGGCTGCGAAGAAGGAAATGGGCGACGTCGTCCTGTTCGACATTGCCGAGGGCATGCCCCAGGGCAAGGCGCTCGACCTGTCGCAATGCGGCCCGGTCGAGGGTTTCGACGCGAAGATCACCGGCACGAACGACTATGCCGACATCGCCGGTGCCGACGTCGTCATCGTCACCGCCGGCGTTCCCCGCAAGCCGGGGATGAGCCGCGACGATCTGCTCGGCATCAACCTCAAGGTCATGAAATCGGTCGGCGAGGGAATCAAGAACAACTGCCCCGACGCCTTCGTCATCTGCATCACCAACCCGCTCGACGCAATGGTATGGGCCTTGCGCGAATTTTCCGGCCTGCCGCATGAAAAGGTCGTCGGCATGGCGGGCGTGCTCGATTCGGCGCGTTTCGCGACGTTCCTCGCGTGGGAATTCGACGTGTCGGTGAAGGATGTGAACGCCTTCGTCCTGGGCGGCCATGGCGACACGATGGTGCCGGTCCTGTCCTACTCCACCATCAGCGGCATTCCCGTTGCCGACATGGCGAAGATCAAGGGCGTGGACACCGTGCGTCTCGATGAAATCGTCGACCGTACGCGCAAGGGCGGCGGCGAGATCGTCGGCCTGCTCGGCAATGGTTCGGCCTATTACGCCCCGGCAACGAGCGCGATCGCCATGGCCGAGGCCTATCTCGGCGATCAGAAGCGCATCCTGCCCTGTGCCGCGCATCTGACCGGCAAATATGGCGTCGACGGGCTCTATGTCGGCGTTCCCGCGGTCATCGGCAAGGACGGCATCGAGGATGTCGTCGAGATCGAATTGAACGACGAGGAAAAGAACAATCTGCAGGTCAGCGTCGATGCGGTGAAGGAACTGCTCGAGGCGTGCAAGGGGCTCGACGGCTCGCTCGCCTGA
- a CDS encoding GCN5-related N-acetyltransferase, producing the protein MRRDELENRWLWLTRENLPRVAASHGWPVRHDHCFARILLDHACGGRWYDHVVWRPAYRHAPPDMLHRAIGLGERCLADPALLPALNARSLRWRGKGGG; encoded by the coding sequence ATGCGGCGAGACGAACTTGAAAACAGATGGCTGTGGCTCACGCGCGAGAATCTGCCCCGCGTGGCCGCATCGCACGGCTGGCCGGTGCGGCATGATCATTGCTTTGCCCGCATCCTGCTCGACCATGCGTGCGGCGGGCGGTGGTACGATCATGTCGTGTGGCGCCCGGCCTATCGCCACGCACCGCCGGACATGTTGCACCGCGCAATCGGATTGGGAGAACGCTGCCTTGCCGACCCGGCGCTGCTGCCGGCGTTGAACGCGCGTTCGCTTCGCTGGCGCGGGAAGGGCGGGGGTTAG
- a CDS encoding M3 family metallopeptidase has product MDNDAMTPATGAAALPGSGGMPDMSAVPQATGVFAAPSDLPFHAPDFTAIEDSDYLPAMRQGMAIQKAEVAAIANNPAAPTFANTIVALDASGQLLGRAARAFYAVTGANTNDTLDAVETEISPEMASHSDAIYLNAPLFARVKAVYDNRAAMSMTVDDAALLEETYKQFVHAGANLSDADKARLRDLNTRMSTLTTQFGQKVTAGTNDAALIVADRAMLAGLTDAQIEAAADAASSRGKAGQYALVLQNTTQQPLLSSLDNRETRRRLFEASLTRNSQGGEDDTNGIVLELVKLRAEKAALFGEDNFAEWQMYDRMIESPDAAIEFMRGLAPATAQAQTREAAKLNAMIRAEGGDFTVQPWDWSYYAEKVRKAEYDLDEDEIKPYFEMNNVLENGVFYAANQLYGLTFAKRDDIPVYHPDVTTYTVFDRDGSELGLFYFDPYQRESKRGGAWMSNFVDQSHRDGTKPVIYNVLNIPKPGAGEPTLLTFDETTTMFHEFGHALHGFFADQEYASMSGTAVARDFVEFPSQMNEKWASEPRVLANYAKHYRTGEQIPQQLMDKIDAAAKFNQGFALGETLAAAMMDMSWHTLTPAQVPTGVAAFQTRALADTGLNTGMVPPRYSSPYFRHVFGGSSYSAGYHAYLWTEMLYHDVGTWFDANGGMTRANGDRYRDVVLSRGGTLDYGTAFRTLTGHDPRVEPMLEARGFIPGDSEPTNADETG; this is encoded by the coding sequence ATGGACAATGACGCAATGACCCCGGCGACCGGCGCCGCGGCGCTTCCGGGAAGCGGCGGCATGCCGGACATGAGCGCGGTCCCGCAGGCGACCGGCGTGTTCGCCGCCCCGTCCGACCTGCCCTTTCACGCGCCCGATTTCACCGCGATCGAGGACAGCGATTACCTGCCCGCGATGCGTCAGGGCATGGCGATTCAAAAAGCCGAGGTCGCGGCCATCGCCAATAATCCGGCGGCGCCGACCTTTGCCAACACGATCGTGGCACTCGACGCGTCGGGCCAGTTGCTGGGCCGTGCGGCGCGGGCATTCTATGCCGTGACGGGGGCCAATACGAACGACACGCTGGACGCCGTCGAAACCGAGATCAGCCCCGAGATGGCGTCGCATTCGGATGCGATCTACCTCAACGCGCCTCTGTTCGCGCGGGTGAAGGCGGTTTACGACAATCGCGCCGCGATGAGCATGACAGTCGACGATGCCGCCCTGCTCGAAGAAACGTACAAGCAGTTCGTCCATGCCGGCGCCAACCTGTCCGATGCGGACAAGGCCCGCCTGCGCGATCTCAACACGCGCATGTCGACGCTCACCACGCAGTTCGGGCAGAAGGTCACCGCAGGCACCAATGATGCCGCGCTGATCGTGGCGGACCGGGCGATGCTCGCCGGGTTGACCGATGCGCAGATCGAGGCCGCGGCCGATGCGGCGTCGTCGCGGGGCAAGGCCGGGCAATATGCGCTGGTGCTACAGAACACGACGCAGCAGCCGCTGCTCTCCAGCCTCGACAATCGGGAAACGCGCCGCCGCCTGTTCGAGGCCAGCCTGACGCGCAATTCGCAGGGCGGTGAGGACGACACCAACGGAATCGTCCTCGAACTCGTCAAGCTCCGCGCCGAGAAAGCGGCGCTGTTCGGCGAGGACAATTTCGCCGAATGGCAGATGTACGACCGCATGATCGAAAGCCCCGATGCGGCGATCGAATTCATGCGCGGCCTCGCCCCCGCCACGGCGCAGGCGCAGACGCGCGAAGCCGCCAAGCTGAACGCGATGATCCGTGCCGAGGGCGGCGATTTCACGGTGCAGCCGTGGGACTGGAGCTATTACGCGGAGAAGGTGCGCAAGGCGGAATACGATCTCGACGAGGATGAGATCAAACCGTATTTCGAGATGAACAACGTGCTCGAAAACGGGGTGTTCTATGCCGCGAACCAGCTTTACGGCCTGACCTTTGCAAAGCGCGACGACATTCCCGTCTATCACCCCGATGTCACCACCTATACGGTGTTCGACCGCGACGGGTCGGAGCTGGGCCTGTTCTATTTCGATCCGTATCAGCGCGAGAGCAAGCGCGGCGGGGCGTGGATGTCGAACTTCGTCGATCAGTCGCATCGCGACGGCACGAAGCCGGTCATCTACAACGTGCTCAACATCCCGAAGCCCGGCGCGGGTGAGCCGACGCTGCTGACCTTCGATGAAACCACGACGATGTTCCACGAATTCGGCCATGCCCTGCACGGCTTCTTCGCGGATCAGGAATATGCATCGATGTCGGGCACGGCGGTCGCGCGCGATTTCGTCGAATTCCCGTCGCAGATGAACGAGAAATGGGCGAGCGAGCCGCGCGTGCTGGCCAATTATGCCAAGCATTACCGCACGGGTGAGCAGATCCCGCAGCAGTTGATGGACAAGATCGACGCGGCGGCGAAATTCAACCAGGGCTTTGCCCTTGGCGAGACGCTCGCCGCGGCGATGATGGACATGTCGTGGCACACGTTGACCCCGGCGCAGGTGCCGACCGGCGTGGCCGCGTTCCAGACGCGCGCGCTGGCCGATACCGGGCTGAATACCGGCATGGTGCCGCCGCGTTATAGCTCGCCCTATTTCCGGCACGTGTTCGGGGGCAGCTCCTACTCAGCCGGCTATCACGCCTATCTGTGGACCGAGATGCTGTATCACGATGTCGGCACCTGGTTCGACGCCAATGGCGGCATGACCCGCGCGAATGGCGATCGGTATCGCGATGTGGTGCTGTCGCGCGGTGGGACGCTCGATTACGGGACGGCGTTTCGCACGCTGACCGGGCATGACCCGCGGGTGGAGCCGATGCTGGAGGCGCGCGGTTTCATTCCGGGCGATTCCGAACCGACGAATGCCGACGAAACCGGCTGA
- a CDS encoding YadA-like family protein, which translates to MSNGGTITNDVTLVGADDTAPVALHNVANGTLANDAVNVGQMEAAMAGTMAYADARLTEALDYTDARFAALDYDLREARKESFAGTAGAMAMAGLPQVVEAGTRMIAGAVGHFRGQTAFAIGASLAANEGRTVFKLNGSIDTKGYAGVSTGAGFAF; encoded by the coding sequence GTGTCGAACGGCGGTACCATCACCAACGATGTCACGCTGGTCGGTGCGGACGATACGGCGCCGGTCGCGCTTCACAATGTCGCGAACGGGACGCTGGCCAATGATGCGGTGAATGTCGGCCAGATGGAGGCCGCGATGGCCGGAACCATGGCCTATGCCGATGCACGGCTGACCGAGGCTCTCGATTACACCGATGCACGGTTCGCCGCGCTCGATTACGACCTTCGCGAGGCGCGCAAGGAAAGCTTTGCCGGGACCGCCGGGGCGATGGCCATGGCCGGATTGCCGCAGGTCGTCGAGGCCGGCACGCGCATGATCGCCGGCGCGGTCGGGCATTTCAGGGGACAGACCGCCTTCGCCATCGGCGCATCGCTCGCCGCGAACGAGGGGCGAACCGTCTTCAAGCTCAATGGCTCGATCGATACGAAGGGATATGCAGGGGTTTCGACCGGCGCGGGATTTGCGTTCTGA
- the thpR gene encoding RNA 2',3'-cyclic phosphodiesterase → MHRLFVGIPLPEAIGDALIDTMDGIENARWQSDAQLHLTLRFIGEVDRPLANDVADALSRVVQDAFPLRFEGIGHFARKGRATAVWAGVPRCDPLLTLQRKVEQACRAAGCEPETRRFMPHVTLARLNLASGSIGDFLRAHATLRTPQFEVDRFVLYESHLSRGGSHYEPAVSYPMR, encoded by the coding sequence GTGCACAGGCTTTTCGTCGGCATCCCCCTGCCCGAAGCGATTGGCGATGCGCTGATCGATACGATGGACGGGATCGAGAATGCGCGCTGGCAATCGGATGCGCAATTGCATCTCACGCTGCGCTTTATCGGCGAGGTGGACCGCCCGCTTGCCAATGATGTCGCCGATGCGCTCTCCCGCGTGGTGCAGGACGCCTTTCCGCTGCGTTTCGAGGGGATCGGCCATTTCGCGCGCAAGGGGCGGGCGACGGCGGTGTGGGCGGGGGTGCCACGTTGCGACCCGCTGCTCACATTACAGCGCAAGGTCGAGCAGGCGTGCCGCGCGGCGGGGTGCGAGCCGGAGACGCGGCGCTTCATGCCGCATGTGACGCTGGCCCGGCTGAATTTGGCGAGCGGTTCGATCGGCGATTTCCTGCGCGCGCATGCCACGCTCCGCACGCCGCAGTTCGAGGTGGATCGCTTCGTCCTTTATGAAAGCCATCTCAGTCGCGGCGGATCGCATTACGAGCCGGCGGTGTCCTACCCGATGCGGTGA
- a CDS encoding von Willebrand factor type A domain-containing protein, with protein sequence MMAGKHALWLGAMAMTLGGCATTPVPATPAPASPVAPPSPQVPFAAAPGGDAAPSRAASADTAAARICAPFLDPGEDTEEIVLTGARVRPAPGAPPVNRTAGSPPPPPPPPPPPPPLASAAPMVQPQIGYAPAAQSRERYAGEEVADVQRVAEAPVSTFAVDVDTGSYANVRRMIGDGDLPPQAAVRTEEMLNYFRYAYPAPGADGPPFTISADMARTPWNAETRVLRIGLSSAAPHRETRGPVNLVFLVDVSGSMATRNKLPLVQCSLALTAERLRPDDRVSIVTYSGQTRVALKPTNDKPAVMNAIAGLSAGGSTAGGAAIELAYDLARQNYRAGEVNRIMLATDGDFNVGLTDTDALIDMVEREREGGISLTTLGYGTGNYNEAMMEQIADHGNGNYFYIDRAEEAAKVLDEELAATLVTIAKDVKIQVEFNPAHVAEYRLIGYENRALAEQDFANDRVDAGEIGAGHQVTALYEIVPAGAKGWFPERRYEANARPIARGDRSGEMAVVRLRYKLPEGARSMLIERAVPAGMIADAEPARGDMAFALAVAGYGQALRGDDRLGAWTLDDSAALARTQGGTGPLRAEFADLAARAAGLMRGDSAP encoded by the coding sequence ATGATGGCAGGAAAACACGCGCTCTGGCTTGGCGCGATGGCGATGACGCTGGGTGGATGCGCGACGACGCCCGTGCCCGCAACGCCTGCGCCCGCATCGCCCGTGGCGCCGCCATCGCCGCAGGTTCCGTTCGCCGCCGCGCCGGGCGGTGATGCCGCCCCGTCGCGCGCGGCATCGGCGGACACGGCGGCCGCGCGCATCTGTGCGCCGTTCCTCGATCCGGGGGAGGACACGGAAGAGATCGTGCTCACGGGCGCAAGGGTCAGGCCCGCGCCGGGCGCGCCGCCTGTAAACCGGACCGCCGGGTCGCCGCCGCCTCCCCCGCCTCCACCGCCACCGCCACCGCCGCTGGCCAGCGCCGCGCCAATGGTCCAGCCGCAGATCGGCTACGCCCCCGCGGCGCAGAGCCGCGAACGCTATGCCGGCGAGGAGGTCGCCGATGTGCAGCGCGTTGCCGAGGCGCCGGTGTCCACCTTCGCGGTGGATGTCGACACCGGCAGCTACGCCAATGTGCGGCGCATGATCGGGGACGGCGACCTGCCGCCGCAAGCCGCGGTGCGGACCGAGGAGATGCTCAACTATTTCCGCTACGCCTATCCCGCGCCGGGCGCGGACGGGCCGCCCTTCACCATTTCCGCCGACATGGCGCGAACGCCGTGGAATGCGGAGACGCGCGTGCTGCGCATCGGGTTGTCGAGCGCGGCGCCGCACCGGGAGACGCGCGGGCCAGTCAATCTCGTTTTCCTCGTCGATGTGTCGGGTTCCATGGCGACGCGGAACAAGCTGCCGCTGGTGCAATGTTCGCTGGCCCTGACGGCGGAGCGTTTGCGCCCCGACGACCGGGTGAGCATCGTGACCTATTCGGGCCAAACGCGCGTCGCTCTCAAACCCACGAACGACAAGCCTGCGGTGATGAACGCGATTGCCGGGTTGTCGGCAGGCGGGTCGACGGCGGGGGGCGCGGCGATCGAACTCGCCTATGATCTGGCGCGGCAGAACTATCGCGCGGGCGAGGTCAATCGCATCATGCTGGCCACCGATGGCGATTTCAATGTCGGCCTGACCGATACGGATGCGCTGATCGACATGGTGGAGCGCGAGCGGGAGGGCGGCATTTCGCTCACCACGTTGGGCTATGGCACGGGCAATTACAACGAGGCGATGATGGAACAGATCGCCGACCACGGGAACGGCAATTATTTCTATATCGACCGCGCGGAGGAAGCGGCCAAGGTGCTGGACGAGGAACTGGCCGCGACGCTCGTCACCATTGCAAAGGATGTGAAGATACAGGTCGAGTTCAACCCGGCCCATGTCGCCGAATATCGCCTCATCGGCTATGAAAACCGGGCGCTCGCCGAACAGGATTTCGCCAATGACCGGGTCGATGCGGGCGAGATCGGCGCGGGCCACCAGGTGACCGCGCTTTACGAGATCGTCCCGGCGGGTGCGAAGGGATGGTTTCCCGAACGCCGGTACGAGGCCAATGCGCGCCCCATCGCGCGCGGCGACCGGTCGGGCGAGATGGCGGTGGTGCGTCTGCGGTATAAATTGCCGGAGGGTGCGCGGTCCATGTTGATCGAACGGGCGGTCCCCGCGGGCATGATCGCGGATGCGGAACCGGCGCGCGGGGACATGGCCTTCGCGCTTGCCGTGGCGGGATATGGGCAGGCCCTGCGCGGGGATGACAGGCTGGGCGCGTGGACATTGGACGACAGCGCCGCGCTGGCCCGGACGCAGGGGGGCACCGGCCCGCTTCGCGCGGAATTTGCCGATCTCGCCGCGCGGGCCGCCGGGTTGATGCGCGGCGATTCCGCGCCGTAG